The region CGTGAAGCTCACGACGCTGACGCCCAAGCAGGCCGAGGGCCTGGGCGTGCCGGCCGAGGGGCCGTTCAAGCCCGAGCTCTACCGGTATTGAGTTTGTTGGGGAGGGGCTTTTCAAGCCCCTCCCCCCCGTTGCGCCGGGGCCCCCCCTCCCGAGTCGGGCGACTTCGCTTCGCTCGTCGCC is a window of Sandaracinaceae bacterium DNA encoding:
- a CDS encoding adenosylhomocysteinase — translated: MKLTTLTPKQAEGLGVPAEGPFKPELYRY